In a genomic window of Borrelia maritima:
- a CDS encoding bactofilin family protein: MPVNMVDSYKWDCKLDSSLTFRGKLKFEGTLYLDSSFEGEISSKGGVLFIGKNSKVITNVVICDTLIVEGILKGNVNAASKVYLNSGCKIYGDIKTKKIFINDNIIFDGKCEMIKSNEIVDLFSFTVSQIKDTLQ; this comes from the coding sequence ATGCCGGTTAATATGGTAGATTCTTATAAATGGGATTGTAAGCTTGATTCGAGTTTAACTTTTAGAGGAAAATTAAAATTTGAAGGAACTTTGTATCTTGATTCTTCTTTTGAGGGTGAAATATCTTCAAAAGGGGGTGTGCTTTTCATTGGCAAGAATAGTAAGGTCATCACCAACGTGGTAATTTGTGATACATTAATAGTAGAAGGAATTTTGAAGGGGAATGTCAATGCTGCTAGTAAAGTTTATTTAAATAGCGGTTGTAAAATATATGGGGATATAAAAACAAAAAAAATATTTATTAATGATAATATAATTTTTGATGGTAAGTGTGAAATGATAAAGTCTAATGAAATTGTAGACTTATTTTCTTTCACTGTTTCACAAATAAAAGATACTTTGCAATAG
- the rpsT gene encoding 30S ribosomal protein S20 yields the protein MRKNASALKRSRQNLKRKIRNVSVKSELKTIEKRCINMIKAGKKDEAIEFFKFVAKKLDTAARKQIIHKNKAARKKSRLNVLLLK from the coding sequence TTGAGAAAAAATGCATCTGCATTGAAGCGCTCTCGTCAAAATTTAAAAAGAAAGATTAGAAATGTAAGTGTAAAAAGTGAGTTAAAAACAATAGAAAAGCGCTGTATCAACATGATTAAAGCGGGCAAGAAAGACGAAGCTATTGAATTTTTTAAGTTTGTTGCAAAAAAACTAGATACTGCTGCTAGAAAGCAAATAATTCATAAAAATAAAGCTGCTAGAAAAAAATCTCGTTTAAATGTTTTGCTGTTAAAGTAA
- the rho gene encoding transcription termination factor Rho: protein MDKKNGGFDLEGEIRRLDVSKELKIEDNSKKKVIKVVAKKDSTYSLTKSAGLSGTKDSNGVVLSEFDYDISASGLENNIKTLEQSNIIKFFNGKDYVEIEKLYDKPITEVRKVVEGLGTNHTIAVTMKKTELIFLLVKILSENNIDVLFTGVLDVLSDGYGFLRTASNSYLSGGNDVYVSPSQIRLFNLRTGDILYGQIRSPRDGERFFAMVKIKSINNQDPTFAQNRIPFDNLTPLYPNIKLNLEYENCNISTRLINLFSPIGKGQRALIVSPPKAGKTTLLQKIANAITTNYSDVILMILLIDERPEEVTDMIRSVKGEVIASNFDEQASRHVQVAEMVIEKAKRLVENKKDVVILLDSITRLARAYNQTMPTSGKILSGGVDSNALHKPKRFFGSARNIEEGGSLTIIATALVDTGSKMDEVIFEEFKSTGNMELILDRSLADRRLFPAINIKKSGTRKEELLLSEEERSKILLIRRILGGVDDYEGVEVLIEKMKKSKNNEIFLKTMSNGN, encoded by the coding sequence ATGGATAAAAAAAATGGTGGATTTGATTTAGAAGGTGAAATAAGGCGATTGGATGTTTCTAAAGAGTTGAAGATTGAAGATAATTCAAAAAAAAAGGTAATTAAAGTTGTTGCTAAAAAGGATTCTACATATAGCTTGACAAAATCTGCAGGTTTAAGTGGTACAAAGGATTCAAACGGTGTAGTACTTTCTGAGTTTGATTATGATATTTCTGCTTCTGGTTTAGAAAATAACATTAAAACTTTAGAGCAAAGTAATATCATCAAGTTTTTTAATGGTAAAGATTATGTAGAGATTGAAAAACTTTATGATAAGCCAATTACAGAGGTTAGAAAAGTTGTTGAAGGGCTTGGGACCAATCATACTATTGCTGTAACAATGAAAAAAACAGAATTAATATTTTTATTGGTAAAAATATTAAGTGAGAATAATATTGATGTTTTATTTACAGGCGTGCTTGATGTTCTTAGTGATGGTTATGGGTTTTTGAGAACGGCATCGAATTCTTATCTTTCAGGAGGGAATGATGTTTATGTCTCTCCTTCTCAGATTAGACTTTTTAATTTAAGAACGGGAGATATTTTATATGGCCAAATTAGATCGCCTAGAGATGGTGAGAGATTTTTTGCTATGGTTAAAATTAAATCTATTAATAATCAAGATCCCACGTTTGCTCAAAACAGAATACCTTTTGATAATTTAACTCCTCTTTATCCCAATATTAAATTGAATCTTGAATATGAAAATTGTAATATTTCTACAAGGCTTATTAATCTTTTTTCACCTATAGGTAAGGGGCAAAGGGCTTTAATAGTCTCTCCCCCAAAAGCGGGAAAGACCACTTTGCTCCAAAAAATAGCTAATGCAATAACTACTAATTATTCGGATGTTATTTTGATGATATTGCTTATTGATGAGAGACCAGAAGAAGTTACAGATATGATTCGTAGTGTCAAAGGTGAAGTAATTGCATCTAATTTTGATGAGCAAGCTAGCAGACATGTCCAGGTGGCAGAAATGGTTATTGAAAAGGCAAAAAGGCTTGTTGAAAACAAAAAAGACGTTGTTATTTTGCTTGATTCTATTACAAGGCTTGCAAGGGCATATAATCAAACTATGCCAACTTCTGGCAAGATTTTGTCAGGCGGAGTAGATTCTAATGCTTTACATAAGCCAAAGAGATTTTTTGGATCTGCTAGAAATATTGAAGAAGGGGGGAGTTTAACTATTATAGCTACTGCTTTGGTTGATACTGGTAGTAAAATGGATGAAGTTATTTTTGAAGAATTTAAAAGTACTGGTAATATGGAATTAATTCTTGATAGAAGTTTGGCAGACAGAAGGCTTTTTCCTGCTATTAATATTAAAAAATCAGGGACAAGAAAAGAAGAGTTACTTCTTAGTGAAGAGGAGCGTTCTAAAATTTTACTTATTAGAAGGATACTCGGGGGTGTTGATGATTATGAGGGAGTTGAAGTTCTAATAGAAAAGATGAAAAAAAGTAAAAATAATGAAATTTTTTTAAAGACAATGAGCAATGGTAATTAA
- a CDS encoding type B 50S ribosomal protein L31: protein MRKDIHPKNNLVVFKDGSNGAMFLTRSTLNSKETIKYIDGKEYPLITVEITSKSHPFYTGQQKFVDAAGRIDKFNKRYKKS from the coding sequence ATGAGAAAAGATATACATCCTAAAAATAATTTAGTTGTATTTAAAGACGGGTCAAATGGAGCAATGTTTTTAACTAGGTCTACTTTGAATTCAAAGGAAACTATTAAATATATTGATGGAAAGGAATACCCATTAATTACTGTGGAGATTACAAGCAAATCGCATCCTTTTTATACTGGTCAACAAAAGTTTGTGGATGCAGCAGGAAGAATTGATAAATTTAATAAAAGATATAAAAAGTCCTAA
- the ychF gene encoding redox-regulated ATPase YchF translates to MRLNAGIVGLPNVGKSTLFSSLTSSKVEIANYPFCTIEPNIGIVEIPDERLLKISECIVTRKIIPAVMEFVDIAGLVKGASTGEGLGNKFLANIREVSLIVHVVRCFEEKDVIHIDDDINPERDITTINVELCLSDLETVQKSLQKQEKNIKSADKKISESAKTIVLMLKRLEGHLNNMNPASDFKFDDFEYNFVRSLNLLTFKKVLYVCNVDENSLSGNKYTDIVKNLALKEGNDFLILCAKIEAELAQIKDISYKKEMLELFGINDSGLSNLIKKAYYTLGLRTYFTAGLQEVRAWTFKQGMKAPEAAGIIHSDFERGFIKAEIYSFEDLFKFQSVQKLKEKGLVRIEGKEYLVRDGDVIFFKFNV, encoded by the coding sequence ATGAGACTTAATGCAGGAATTGTGGGGCTTCCTAATGTGGGCAAATCTACTTTATTTTCATCGTTAACATCATCTAAGGTTGAGATTGCGAATTATCCTTTTTGTACTATTGAGCCAAATATAGGAATAGTGGAAATTCCTGATGAAAGGCTTTTAAAAATCTCAGAGTGTATTGTTACGCGCAAAATTATTCCGGCTGTTATGGAATTTGTAGATATTGCAGGCCTTGTTAAGGGAGCATCCACAGGCGAGGGGCTTGGTAATAAATTCTTGGCCAATATTCGTGAAGTTTCTCTTATTGTTCATGTTGTAAGATGTTTTGAAGAAAAAGATGTTATTCATATTGATGACGATATTAATCCGGAGAGAGATATAACTACAATCAATGTTGAACTTTGTCTATCGGATCTTGAAACTGTCCAAAAAAGTCTTCAAAAACAAGAAAAAAATATTAAAAGTGCTGATAAAAAAATTAGTGAATCTGCTAAGACAATTGTTTTAATGCTAAAAAGACTTGAAGGCCATTTAAATAATATGAATCCTGCTTCTGATTTTAAATTTGATGATTTTGAATATAACTTTGTTAGATCATTAAACCTTTTGACTTTTAAAAAAGTTTTATATGTTTGTAATGTTGATGAAAATTCACTTAGCGGCAATAAATATACAGATATTGTAAAAAATCTTGCTTTAAAAGAAGGGAATGATTTTTTAATTTTATGTGCCAAAATTGAAGCAGAGCTTGCTCAAATAAAGGATATATCTTATAAAAAAGAAATGTTAGAATTATTTGGAATAAATGATAGCGGCCTTAGTAATTTAATTAAAAAAGCTTATTATACTTTAGGGCTTAGAACCTATTTTACAGCAGGCTTACAAGAAGTTAGAGCTTGGACATTCAAACAGGGTATGAAAGCTCCTGAAGCTGCTGGAATAATTCATAGTGATTTTGAGAGGGGTTTTATTAAAGCAGAGATTTATTCTTTTGAAGATTTGTTTAAATTTCAAAGTGTTCAAAAACTAAAAGAAAAAGGACTTGTTCGAATTGAAGGCAAAGAATATCTTGTAAGAGATGGGGATGTAATCTTTTTTAAATTTAATGTTTAG
- a CDS encoding HU family DNA-binding protein: MSFSRRPKVTKSDIVNQISLNIRNNNLKLEKKYIRLVIDAFFEELKSNLCSNNVIEFRSFGTFEVRKRKGRLNARNPQTGEYVKVLDHNVAYFRPGKDLKERVWSIKG, translated from the coding sequence ATGTCTTTTTCAAGAAGACCAAAGGTTACTAAGTCAGACATTGTTAATCAAATATCTTTGAATATCAGAAATAATAATCTAAAATTAGAAAAAAAATACATAAGACTTGTAATAGATGCTTTTTTTGAAGAGCTTAAAAGTAATCTTTGTTCGAATAATGTTATTGAGTTTAGATCTTTTGGTACATTTGAAGTTAGGAAAAGAAAGGGACGTTTAAACGCGCGTAATCCTCAAACAGGAGAATATGTTAAGGTTTTAGATCATAATGTTGCGTATTTTCGTCCAGGCAAGGATTTAAAAGAGAGAGTGTGGAGTATTAAAGGTTGA